In Aliidongia dinghuensis, the following proteins share a genomic window:
- a CDS encoding rod shape-determining protein, which produces MFGSLLGWMSADMAIDLGTANTLVYVKGRGIVLNEPSVVAILSVKGKKQVLAVGDEAKLMLGRTPGNIQAIRPLRDGVIADFEVAEEMIKHFIRKVHNRRSFASPEIIVCVPSGSTAVERRAIQESAESAGARKVYLIEEPMAAAIGAGLPVTEPSGSMVVDIGGGTTEVAVLSLAGIVYSRSVRVGGDKLDEAIIAYMRRNHNLLVGEGSAERIKKEIGSACMPEDGEGRVMEIRGRDLMNGVPKELVISERQIAESLAEPVGAIVEAVKVALEHTAPELAADIVDKGIVLTGGGALLANLDYILRHATGLPVSIADDPLTCVAMGTGRALEDKALRNVLISMY; this is translated from the coding sequence ATGTTTGGATCACTACTGGGCTGGATGTCCGCCGATATGGCGATCGATCTCGGCACGGCGAATACCCTGGTCTATGTGAAGGGCCGGGGCATCGTGCTGAACGAGCCGTCCGTCGTCGCCATCCTGAGCGTCAAGGGCAAGAAGCAGGTCCTCGCCGTCGGCGATGAAGCGAAGCTGATGCTCGGACGGACGCCCGGCAACATCCAGGCGATCCGCCCTTTGCGCGACGGCGTCATCGCCGATTTCGAAGTCGCGGAAGAGATGATCAAGCATTTCATCCGCAAGGTGCACAACCGGCGCAGCTTCGCTTCGCCCGAGATCATCGTCTGCGTGCCCTCGGGCTCGACCGCGGTTGAACGCCGCGCCATCCAGGAATCGGCGGAGAGCGCCGGTGCGCGCAAGGTGTACCTGATCGAGGAGCCGATGGCGGCCGCGATCGGCGCCGGCCTGCCGGTGACCGAGCCGTCGGGCTCGATGGTCGTCGACATCGGCGGCGGCACGACCGAGGTGGCGGTGCTGTCCTTGGCCGGCATCGTCTATTCGCGCTCGGTGCGCGTCGGCGGCGACAAGCTCGACGAGGCCATTATCGCCTACATGCGCCGCAACCATAACCTCCTGGTCGGCGAAGGCTCGGCCGAGCGGATCAAGAAGGAGATCGGCTCCGCCTGCATGCCCGAGGACGGCGAGGGCCGGGTCATGGAGATCCGCGGCCGCGACCTGATGAACGGCGTGCCCAAGGAACTGGTGATCAGCGAGCGGCAGATCGCGGAAAGCCTGGCCGAGCCGGTCGGCGCGATCGTCGAGGCGGTCAAGGTGGCGCTCGAGCACACGGCGCCGGAACTGGCGGCCGACATCGTCGACAAGGGCATCGTCTTGACCGGCGGCGGCGCGCTCCTGGCCAATCTCGACTACATCCTGCGCCATGCGACCGGCCTGCCGGTCTCGATCGCCGACGATCCCTTGACCTGCGTCGCCATGGGGACGGGCCGCGCGCTCGAAGACAAGGCGCTCCGGAACGTCCTCATCAGCATGTATTGA
- the mreC gene encoding rod shape-determining protein MreC, giving the protein MKSRSAPVSQIVGPLKSAAQRFAYSALVLLSVAIMIVGRADQALIERIRTQVNDVMAPVLEAMTQPVTAVSDTVAHFHALAELYRENERLRAENAALLQWQQVAHRLDNENAGLRSLLNYQPDGSTWFITARVIGTSGGAFSRNLLVNRGTLDSVAKGQAAAGGTGLIGRVTEVGERAARVLMITDLNSRIPVVVGGSDEHAILAGDNTDRPQLAYLGAHAKINVGDRVVTSGDGGVFPPGMPIGTVAAVEGGNIRVEPFADLSRVEYLRIVDFGLSGVLPPDAVPQPKAPKRPKGDAGKGEAGPTP; this is encoded by the coding sequence GTGAAATCGCGCTCGGCACCTGTTTCGCAGATTGTCGGACCGCTGAAATCGGCGGCGCAGCGTTTCGCCTATTCGGCACTTGTGCTGCTTTCGGTTGCGATCATGATCGTCGGGCGCGCCGACCAGGCGTTGATCGAGCGGATCCGGACGCAGGTCAACGACGTCATGGCGCCGGTGCTGGAGGCGATGACCCAGCCCGTCACCGCCGTGAGCGATACGGTGGCGCATTTCCATGCCCTGGCCGAGCTCTATCGCGAGAACGAGCGCCTGCGTGCCGAGAACGCGGCGCTGCTGCAGTGGCAGCAAGTGGCTCACCGGCTCGACAATGAGAACGCGGGTCTGCGCAGCCTGCTCAATTATCAGCCGGACGGCTCCACCTGGTTCATCACCGCCCGCGTCATCGGCACCTCGGGCGGCGCGTTCTCGCGCAACCTGCTGGTCAACCGCGGCACGCTCGACAGCGTTGCCAAGGGCCAGGCGGCCGCGGGCGGCACCGGCCTCATCGGCCGTGTCACCGAGGTCGGCGAGCGCGCGGCCCGCGTGCTGATGATCACGGACCTGAACTCGCGGATCCCGGTCGTCGTCGGCGGCAGCGACGAGCATGCGATCCTGGCCGGCGACAATACCGACCGGCCGCAATTGGCCTATCTGGGCGCTCACGCCAAGATCAATGTCGGCGACCGGGTGGTGACGTCGGGCGATGGGGGCGTGTTCCCGCCGGGCATGCCGATCGGCACGGTCGCCGCCGTCGAGGGCGGCAACATCCGGGTCGAGCCGTTCGCGGATCTGAGCCGCGTCGAATATCTGCGTATCGTCGATTTCGGCCTGTCGGGCGTGCTGCCGCCCGACGCGGTGCCGCAGCCAAAGGCGCCGAAGCGGCCGAAGGGCGATGCGGGGAAGGGCGAGGCCGGTCCCACGCCATGA
- the mreD gene encoding rod shape-determining protein MreD, producing the protein MKAKPVETVDGIGQRLVPTAFTLVLAILSVIPVDIPGYAQVTPDYVLMSIYYWTIYRPDHLPYLVVFLVGLLIDLLTFGPPGVTPFALLTVRAIVLTQRKFFVGKNFPILWWGFVLATVAVTLLRWGMGALYSGHLPDPRSFAFQAVLTAAFYPMLSWVFSRVQRVMSS; encoded by the coding sequence ATGAAGGCCAAGCCGGTCGAGACGGTCGACGGCATCGGCCAGAGGCTGGTGCCGACCGCCTTCACGCTGGTGCTCGCCATCCTGTCCGTGATACCCGTCGACATTCCGGGCTATGCCCAGGTGACGCCCGACTACGTACTGATGTCGATCTATTACTGGACGATCTATCGACCGGACCATCTGCCTTACCTGGTGGTGTTCCTGGTCGGGTTGCTGATCGATCTCTTGACCTTCGGGCCGCCGGGGGTGACGCCGTTCGCGCTTCTGACCGTGCGCGCGATCGTGCTGACCCAGCGCAAATTCTTCGTCGGCAAGAACTTCCCGATCCTGTGGTGGGGCTTCGTGCTGGCGACCGTCGCCGTCACCCTGCTGCGCTGGGGCATGGGCGCGCTCTATAGCGGGCACCTGCCCGATCCGCGCAGCTTCGCGTTCCAGGCGGTGCTGACCGCGGCGTTCTATCCGATGCTGTCCTGGGTCTTCTCGCGCGTGCAGCGGGTGATGTCGTCGTGA
- the mrdA gene encoding penicillin-binding protein 2: MKPRPLAQDKSRYKVLTRRTLMLGGIQLGLVGALTARMYYLQVLQADKYKVLAEENRINLRLLAPQRGRILDRFGVPLAVNQQSYRVVLVAEQAGDIDSTLNAIGTLIPLGDNERHRVLREIKSKHSFVPIVVRENLSWEEVARIEVNVPELPGVQIEVGRNRYYPFADRTSHITGYVAPVSEKELTGDPLMELPDFRIGKSGIEKSMDLELRGTAGTSQIEVNAFGRVVREISRDDGQPGQEVATTLDMALQDFTMRRLRSEEAATCIVMDVVTGEILTMASSPSYDANSFTHGLKASVWNALNTDPHTPLYNKATQGVNPPGSTFKPVVAMAALDSGVITPDFRVNCPGVFTLGDHEYHCWRHGGHGTLDLHGGLKNSCDVYFYEVAMRVGVDRVAAMAHRLGMGELTGIDIPNERPGNIPTRAWKLKKFGVRWVDGDTPSIGIGQGYIAVTPLQLVTMLSRIISNRALVPHLERQPGIMEAGKPFDPDFGAKDYPSLGFNPAHINAVLSGMNAVTNELGGTAYGARITDPGMEMGGKSGTSQFRQITAAERERGIKKGEQLPWKDREHALFIAFAPVGNPRYACAVFIEHGIAGGKYAAPIARDVLRECQRRDPSRRVPPDPLIVADAGAASTPDKTP; this comes from the coding sequence GTGAAGCCGCGCCCGCTCGCCCAGGACAAGAGCCGTTACAAGGTCCTGACCCGCCGCACGCTGATGCTGGGCGGCATTCAGCTGGGCCTCGTGGGGGCGCTCACCGCCCGCATGTATTACCTGCAGGTGCTGCAGGCCGACAAATACAAGGTGCTGGCCGAGGAGAACCGGATCAATCTCCGGCTGCTGGCGCCGCAGCGCGGGCGCATCCTCGACCGGTTCGGCGTGCCGCTCGCGGTCAACCAGCAGAGCTACCGGGTCGTCCTCGTCGCCGAGCAGGCGGGCGACATCGACAGTACGTTGAACGCGATCGGCACCCTCATCCCGCTCGGCGACAACGAGCGCCATCGGGTGCTGCGCGAGATCAAGAGCAAGCACTCCTTCGTGCCGATCGTCGTGCGCGAGAATCTCTCGTGGGAGGAGGTCGCCCGCATCGAGGTCAATGTCCCGGAACTGCCCGGCGTGCAGATCGAGGTCGGGCGCAACCGCTACTATCCGTTCGCCGACCGGACGAGCCATATTACCGGTTACGTGGCGCCGGTCTCGGAGAAGGAACTGACCGGCGATCCGCTGATGGAGCTGCCGGACTTCCGCATCGGCAAGTCGGGCATTGAGAAATCGATGGATCTGGAGCTGCGCGGCACCGCCGGCACCAGCCAGATCGAGGTCAATGCGTTCGGCCGCGTCGTGCGCGAGATCAGCCGTGACGACGGTCAGCCGGGCCAGGAGGTCGCAACTACGCTCGACATGGCGCTGCAGGACTTCACCATGCGGCGCCTGCGGTCGGAGGAGGCGGCGACCTGTATCGTGATGGACGTGGTGACGGGCGAGATCCTGACCATGGCCTCCTCGCCGTCCTATGACGCGAACAGCTTCACGCACGGCCTCAAGGCGTCGGTCTGGAACGCGCTCAACACCGACCCGCATACGCCGCTCTACAACAAGGCGACCCAGGGCGTGAACCCGCCGGGCTCGACCTTCAAACCGGTCGTCGCCATGGCGGCGCTCGACTCCGGCGTCATCACGCCCGACTTCCGGGTGAATTGCCCAGGCGTCTTCACGCTCGGCGACCATGAATACCACTGCTGGCGCCACGGCGGGCACGGCACGCTCGACCTGCACGGCGGCTTGAAGAATTCCTGCGACGTCTATTTCTACGAGGTCGCCATGCGGGTCGGCGTCGACCGGGTCGCCGCCATGGCGCACCGGCTCGGCATGGGCGAGCTCACCGGCATCGACATCCCGAACGAGCGGCCGGGCAACATCCCGACGCGCGCCTGGAAGCTCAAGAAATTCGGCGTGCGCTGGGTCGACGGCGACACGCCGTCGATCGGCATCGGCCAGGGCTATATCGCGGTGACGCCGCTGCAGCTCGTGACCATGCTGTCGCGCATCATCTCGAACCGGGCGCTGGTGCCGCATCTGGAGCGCCAGCCCGGCATCATGGAGGCGGGCAAGCCGTTCGATCCCGACTTCGGCGCCAAGGACTATCCGTCGCTGGGCTTCAACCCCGCCCATATCAATGCCGTGCTCTCCGGCATGAACGCCGTCACGAACGAGCTTGGCGGCACCGCCTATGGCGCGCGCATTACCGATCCGGGCATGGAGATGGGCGGCAAGTCCGGCACCTCGCAATTCCGCCAGATCACCGCCGCCGAGCGCGAGCGCGGCATCAAGAAGGGCGAGCAGCTGCCGTGGAAGGACCGCGAGCATGCGCTGTTCATCGCTTTCGCGCCGGTCGGCAACCCGCGTTATGCCTGCGCCGTGTTCATCGAGCACGGCATCGCCGGCGGCAAATATGCGGCCCCCATCGCGCGCGACGTGCTGCGCGAGTGCCAGCGGCGCGACCCGTCGCGGCGCGTGCCGCCCGACCCGCTGATCGTGGCGGACGCGGGTGCCGCCTCGACCCCGGACAAGACACCATGA
- the rodA gene encoding rod shape-determining protein RodA: MSFGAERGHTPDFAEKLRSINWGLIFLLSAIAGIGFMVLYSAANASFDPWASKSMIRYAISLALLLGVAIVDIRFWLKAAYPIYVVGLVLLVAVDLHGRTGLGAQRWIELGPLSLQPSELMKIGLVMVLARYFNTRTVEEVGRPLHLLYPLLLLLVPAALVMKQPDLGTAMMLVMSTGGIFFLAGVRLWKFAIAIAAGAGLVPIAFGFMRDYQKKRILTFLNPENDSLGAGYHITQSKIALGSGGMWGKGYLQGTQSHLNFLPEKHTDFIFTMFAEEFGMAGGCVLLALYALVVAYGCAIGLRSRNHFGRMLALGITLNFFLYVFINTAMVMGLIPVVGVPLPLISYGGTAMLTLMFGFGLVISVYIHRDVRINRRGESES, encoded by the coding sequence ATGAGCTTCGGCGCCGAGCGCGGCCATACGCCGGACTTCGCCGAGAAGCTGCGCAGCATCAACTGGGGCCTGATCTTCCTGCTGAGCGCCATCGCCGGCATCGGCTTCATGGTGCTCTATTCGGCGGCGAACGCCAGCTTCGACCCCTGGGCGTCGAAGTCGATGATCCGCTACGCCATTTCGCTGGCGTTGCTCCTGGGCGTGGCGATCGTCGACATCCGTTTCTGGCTCAAGGCCGCCTATCCGATCTATGTGGTCGGGCTCGTGCTGCTGGTCGCGGTCGACCTGCATGGGCGCACGGGTCTCGGCGCCCAGCGCTGGATCGAGCTCGGCCCCCTGTCGCTGCAGCCGTCGGAGCTGATGAAGATCGGCCTCGTCATGGTGCTGGCGCGGTATTTCAACACGCGCACGGTCGAGGAGGTCGGGCGGCCGCTGCATCTTCTCTATCCGCTCCTGCTGCTGCTGGTGCCGGCGGCGCTGGTGATGAAGCAGCCCGACCTGGGCACGGCGATGATGCTGGTCATGTCGACCGGCGGCATCTTCTTCCTGGCCGGCGTCCGGCTCTGGAAATTCGCGATCGCGATCGCGGCCGGCGCGGGCCTGGTGCCGATCGCCTTCGGCTTCATGCGCGACTATCAGAAGAAGCGCATCCTCACTTTCCTCAATCCGGAGAACGACAGCCTGGGGGCCGGCTATCACATCACCCAGTCCAAGATCGCGCTCGGCTCCGGCGGCATGTGGGGCAAGGGCTACCTGCAGGGCACGCAGAGCCACCTCAATTTCCTGCCCGAGAAGCATACCGACTTCATCTTCACCATGTTCGCCGAGGAATTTGGCATGGCCGGCGGCTGCGTGCTCCTGGCACTCTACGCGCTGGTTGTGGCCTATGGCTGCGCGATTGGGCTCAGGAGCCGCAACCATTTCGGCCGCATGCTGGCGTTGGGCATCACGCTCAACTTCTTCCTCTATGTCTTCATCAACACGGCGATGGTGATGGGCCTCATCCCCGTGGTGGGCGTGCCGCTGCCGCTCATCTCCTACGGCGGCACGGCGATGCTGACGCTCATGTTCGGCTTCGGCCTCGTCATCAGCGTCTATATCCACCGCGACGTGCGCATCAACCGGCGTGGCGAGTCGGAGAGCTAG
- a CDS encoding DUF2019 domain-containing protein, which yields MKLDKMTVDELVSLFASLGERQYPLTLNDEVKSANHLIRQQNEISKELRRRGIAARLELTKLFNHPNIQVRMNAAKWSIGIAREPALNVLRQITKEDFGAFRLSAGMTVALVEDGTINPT from the coding sequence ATGAAACTCGACAAGATGACAGTCGATGAACTCGTCTCACTTTTTGCTTCACTGGGCGAGAGACAGTATCCTTTGACACTGAACGATGAAGTAAAGTCGGCGAACCATCTTATCAGACAGCAAAATGAGATCAGCAAGGAACTCCGGCGACGAGGTATCGCGGCACGCCTGGAACTGACCAAGCTATTCAATCACCCAAACATCCAGGTTCGGATGAACGCTGCCAAATGGAGCATAGGGATCGCTCGCGAGCCTGCTCTGAACGTCCTTCGACAGATCACCAAGGAGGATTTCGGCGCGTTCAGATTGTCTGCCGGCATGACCGTCGCTCTTGTCGAGGACGGCACCATCAACCCGACCTGA